A genomic region of bacterium contains the following coding sequences:
- a CDS encoding 2-oxoacid:acceptor oxidoreductase family protein has product MTSLKIRVAGFGGQGVILSGYVIGKAASIYDKKEATLVQSYGPEAGGEACSAQVIISDTTINYPLVDTPDILIAMSQEGYSKFSASVKKGGVILIDEDLVFPSSTDKRVMKIPATRIAEELGRKIVANMVMLGFFSSQCDAVSVDGMRESIKTSVPKGTEELNLNAFNKGYEYRKHNK; this is encoded by the coding sequence ATGACCTCTCTCAAAATTAGAGTGGCAGGCTTTGGTGGTCAAGGTGTAATCTTATCCGGCTATGTTATTGGGAAAGCGGCATCAATATATGACAAAAAGGAGGCAACACTTGTCCAATCTTATGGACCTGAGGCAGGGGGTGAAGCGTGTTCAGCTCAGGTTATAATATCAGATACAACTATAAATTATCCGTTAGTAGATACGCCCGATATTTTAATAGCTATGTCACAGGAGGGCTATAGCAAATTTTCTGCCAGTGTTAAAAAAGGTGGTGTAATTCTAATAGATGAAGACTTAGTATTCCCATCTTCTACAGATAAAAGAGTTATGAAAATTCCTGCCACCCGTATTGCTGAGGAGTTGGGTCGTAAAATTGTAGCTAACATGGTAATGTTAGGTTTCTTTTCTTCCCAATGTGATGCGGTAAGTGTAGACGGTATGCGTGAGTCAATCAAGACATCAGTTCCAAAGGGAACTGAAGAATTAAATCTTAATGCATTTAATAAAGGGTATGAATATAGGAAACATAATAAATAA
- a CDS encoding ferredoxin family protein produces MKLVKADIYILEERCKGCGYCVEFCPKAVLELSTKFTKKGYHPPFVKDGAACTNCKTCELICPEFAIFTVYKEAKMSYEL; encoded by the coding sequence ATGAAATTGGTGAAGGCTGATATTTACATACTTGAAGAAAGATGTAAAGGTTGTGGCTATTGTGTTGAATTTTGTCCAAAAGCTGTATTAGAACTATCAACTAAGTTCACTAAAAAGGGGTATCATCCTCCTTTTGTTAAAGATGGTGCTGCCTGCACAAATTGTAAGACTTGTGAGCTTATTTGTCCTGAATTTGCTATATTTACAGTTTATAAAGAAGCAAAAATGAGTTATGAATTATGA
- a CDS encoding T9SS type A sorting domain-containing protein, with the protein MVKKILVGMIGFVLLSSFAFAGFNKSLIPKVEPTSNREAVISGSLRSGVRQVGDSIATVDNIRTIAGMSCKSIIYDPSTNYLQVVYLAPPASNYALHWATSTNGGTSWTSMGPLGLGYRARYPGLAVDPGFIPYIGYYEQNLGGGAGFFTRDDDYAAGSWWAPFLLDDTTTTHCFFHSVDIDENGYLYIVGWDLNTGHDWLSKSTDGGVSFAPPARVVDGALFHNATDAMDVACGSGGYLFGLINGVEDTLTGYLIPYYLSSTDGGATWTTPARLMATDPSGYDQGCWWYRYDCIVHNNKPYTVVCLAGIYVTGAGDTIPQSATFFSCMKNGNWVHTQVTPDLDTTGATFLGNADCPSIGVDGNGYFYITYIDYPDTATGFADIYLVGIRNDSVFYPVRITNTPDVDEWGVEIAEAVGSRVHMLYVDYTALNAGPDPLWHYSVSSDTAWVNGFWKVIGVEESSPNVPTTFILNQNKPNPVSNVTTISYALPLAGTVSLNVYDIAGRLVRVLVNGKVNAGVHTVSWNREDDSGSVVADGVYFCRLQAGTTSSIRKLVVLK; encoded by the coding sequence ATGGTAAAAAAGATATTAGTAGGGATGATAGGTTTTGTTTTATTATCTTCTTTTGCATTTGCAGGGTTTAATAAGTCATTAATTCCTAAGGTGGAGCCAACTTCTAATAGAGAGGCTGTAATCAGTGGTTCACTACGGAGTGGAGTTAGGCAAGTAGGTGACTCAATAGCAACTGTAGACAACATTCGCACTATAGCTGGTATGTCTTGTAAGAGTATTATATATGACCCGTCAACTAACTATCTTCAAGTTGTATATTTAGCACCCCCGGCATCAAACTATGCCCTTCATTGGGCTACTTCTACTAATGGTGGTACAAGCTGGACTTCAATGGGGCCACTTGGACTTGGCTATCGAGCAAGGTATCCGGGATTAGCAGTAGACCCTGGGTTTATTCCATATATAGGGTATTATGAGCAAAATCTTGGTGGTGGTGCCGGCTTCTTTACAAGAGACGATGATTATGCTGCAGGTTCGTGGTGGGCTCCATTTTTATTAGATGATACTACAACCACTCACTGCTTTTTTCATAGTGTAGACATAGATGAGAATGGTTATCTGTATATTGTTGGCTGGGATTTGAATACTGGCCATGATTGGCTCTCTAAGTCTACTGATGGGGGTGTAAGTTTTGCTCCACCGGCTCGGGTAGTTGATGGTGCACTTTTCCATAATGCTACTGATGCAATGGATGTGGCATGTGGATCGGGTGGCTACCTATTTGGACTTATTAATGGAGTTGAAGATACATTAACTGGATATTTAATTCCATACTATCTAAGTTCTACTGATGGAGGTGCTACCTGGACTACTCCAGCAAGGCTTATGGCAACTGACCCATCCGGATATGACCAAGGATGCTGGTGGTATAGGTATGATTGCATTGTGCACAATAATAAACCTTACACTGTTGTTTGTCTAGCAGGCATATATGTGACTGGTGCCGGTGATACAATTCCACAGAGTGCTACATTTTTTAGCTGTATGAAAAATGGTAACTGGGTTCATACACAAGTGACTCCAGATTTGGATACAACAGGTGCTACATTTCTTGGGAATGCAGATTGTCCATCAATTGGGGTAGATGGTAATGGTTATTTTTATATAACTTACATTGACTACCCTGACACAGCAACTGGTTTTGCTGATATCTATCTTGTAGGTATCAGGAATGACAGTGTATTCTATCCTGTCAGGATAACTAATACTCCAGATGTTGATGAGTGGGGAGTAGAAATTGCAGAAGCTGTAGGCTCTCGTGTTCATATGCTTTATGTTGATTATACAGCATTAAATGCAGGACCTGATCCCCTATGGCATTACTCTGTTTCATCTGATACTGCGTGGGTTAATGGATTTTGGAAAGTTATTGGAGTTGAAGAAAGTAGTCCTAATGTTCCGACAACGTTTATCCTTAACCAGAACAAGCCAAATCCTGTAAGTAATGTTACTACAATAAGTTATGCACTTCCATTGGCGGGAACAGTTTCTCTTAATGTGTATGATATTGCAGGTAGGCTTGTGAGAGTACTTGTAAATGGCAAAGTAAACGCAGGTGTCCATACTGTGTCGTGGAATAGAGAAGATGATTCTGGCTCAGTAGTGGCAGATGGTGTATATTTTTGCAGGCTACAGGCGGGAACTACCAGTTCTATAAGGAAGCTAGTAGTTTTAAAGTAA
- a CDS encoding 2-oxoacid:ferredoxin oxidoreductase subunit beta, giving the protein MNHPMDHLLRTDRLPHIWCPGCGIGTIVSCCIRAIEESGIPEEQFVTVSGIGCTSRAPGYINLDSFHTTHGRAIPFATGLKLANSRLKVFILAGDGDLFAIGGNHIIHAARRNVELVVICVNNFIYGMTGGQVAPTTPVGGITSTSPYGNFEHPFNLVYLTAAAGAVYVARWTTLHVHQLKRAIGEAFNKRGFSFIEVISPCPTEYGRKNRKARGIDIMKYFKEKSVIKRDIDLSTGSFGKLTDIKLDGEIVCGKFVDIERPTYLDKLEELKTVVSISLK; this is encoded by the coding sequence ATGAATCATCCAATGGACCATTTACTTAGGACAGATAGGTTACCTCACATTTGGTGCCCTGGTTGTGGTATAGGGACTATCGTTTCTTGTTGTATAAGGGCAATAGAGGAATCTGGTATTCCTGAGGAGCAGTTTGTAACTGTATCAGGTATTGGGTGCACGAGTAGGGCGCCGGGCTATATAAATCTGGACTCCTTTCACACTACCCATGGTAGGGCAATCCCATTTGCTACAGGACTAAAGCTTGCAAATTCAAGACTTAAAGTCTTTATTCTTGCCGGTGATGGTGACCTATTTGCAATAGGTGGTAATCACATAATCCATGCGGCACGCAGGAATGTGGAGTTAGTTGTTATTTGTGTAAACAACTTTATTTATGGGATGACTGGTGGTCAAGTAGCACCTACAACCCCTGTTGGAGGAATAACATCTACAAGTCCTTACGGTAATTTTGAGCATCCATTTAATCTCGTCTACCTTACAGCAGCTGCTGGTGCAGTGTATGTAGCAAGGTGGACTACCCTACATGTGCATCAACTTAAGCGTGCCATAGGTGAGGCATTTAATAAACGTGGCTTTAGTTTTATTGAAGTCATTTCTCCATGTCCAACTGAGTATGGACGAAAAAATCGTAAAGCAAGAGGTATTGATATAATGAAATACTTTAAAGAAAAGAGTGTGATAAAACGTGATATTGACCTTTCCACGGGATCCTTCGGAAAACTTACAGATATTAAACTCGATGGTGAAATAGTATGCGGCAAGTTTGTAGATATAGAGAGACCAACTTATTTGGATAAATTAGAGGAGTTAAAGACAGTAGTCAGCATTTCTTTAAAATGA
- a CDS encoding proton-conducting transporter membrane subunit: MINNLLLASIWLPFIGSFFCLVLRDKARETWAIITVVGSLILSCALIPAVIGSQIPFHMETGQSILIQPFRFGTPLFNISFELDRISLVFALLFSFIGLISLIYSINYIKNEKSEYYFVTTLLIGSLMGVSYANNLILLYIFWELSAFTTWRLVGSIRKPELTKIANKTFLMTYLGSSLMLFGFIFIYLQKGVLDLNLLIGETLDHSSQIFNLIFIGLIAKSAFLPIYTWPSAAYPAAPSSSSALLSGIVSKIGLLAFAKIFVCTFYLSWTWILFLAVGSSIIAGGAALVSTDIKKIIAYSSISQIAYILMGFGILSEIGIQSALLYSVIHGIGKAGLFFGAGILEQETRDMDIRKLGGFMKLSPATGVGFLFCIASIAGLPPFGGFWAKLGVIIGLVETGHLLVAGLVIFSAMLTLFYTFRLFNGIFLGESQIKGRIKTSKTMVSCVLGLGIISLLLGIFISKFWLFVS, from the coding sequence GGCAATCATCACTGTAGTTGGGTCTTTAATTTTGTCTTGTGCGTTAATTCCAGCTGTGATTGGTAGTCAAATCCCGTTCCATATGGAAACGGGACAAAGCATTTTAATACAACCATTTAGATTTGGCACCCCTTTGTTTAACATTAGCTTTGAATTAGACCGTATCTCACTTGTTTTTGCACTCCTATTCTCATTTATAGGACTTATTTCACTTATTTATTCAATAAATTATATAAAAAATGAGAAGTCAGAATACTATTTTGTGACTACCCTCTTAATTGGTTCACTTATGGGAGTCTCATATGCAAACAATCTTATATTACTTTACATATTTTGGGAGCTTTCAGCATTCACAACTTGGCGTCTTGTTGGCTCCATAAGAAAGCCTGAACTTACTAAGATAGCGAATAAGACATTTTTGATGACTTATCTTGGCTCATCCCTTATGCTTTTTGGGTTCATTTTCATTTATTTACAAAAGGGAGTACTTGACTTAAATCTATTAATAGGCGAGACTCTTGACCATTCATCTCAAATATTTAACCTCATTTTCATAGGTCTGATTGCTAAATCAGCTTTCTTGCCTATATATACTTGGCCATCAGCTGCATATCCTGCAGCTCCATCTTCATCATCTGCTCTTCTCTCTGGCATAGTCTCTAAAATTGGGTTACTTGCATTTGCTAAAATATTTGTATGCACTTTTTATCTCTCTTGGACATGGATATTATTCCTTGCAGTAGGTTCCTCAATTATTGCTGGTGGTGCTGCACTTGTCTCTACAGATATTAAGAAGATAATAGCTTACTCTTCAATTTCACAGATTGCATATATTCTAATGGGTTTTGGAATACTCAGTGAGATTGGTATCCAATCAGCGTTGTTATATTCTGTTATCCATGGTATTGGGAAGGCGGGTCTTTTTTTTGGTGCTGGAATTTTAGAACAAGAGACTCGTGATATGGACATCCGTAAGCTTGGTGGCTTTATGAAATTGAGCCCAGCAACTGGGGTTGGGTTTCTGTTTTGTATTGCCTCTATAGCAGGGTTACCACCATTTGGTGGCTTTTGGGCTAAACTTGGTGTTATTATTGGGCTTGTGGAGACTGGTCATTTATTAGTTGCAGGGTTAGTTATATTCTCGGCTATGCTAACTTTATTCTATACATTTAGGCTATTTAATGGAATATTTCTTGGCGAGTCGCAAATTAAAGGTAGGATAAAAACAAGTAAGACAATGGTTAGCTGTGTGCTTGGGTTAGGAATTATCTCGTTACTATTAGGTATTTTTATCTCAAAGTTTTGGTTATTTGTAAGTTAA
- a CDS encoding prepilin-type N-terminal cleavage/methylation domain-containing protein: MFKKSAHGFTLIELIVVVVLLGIINTIAISSVRRIRDRAKITAAEADVNCMRKALSLFDADYSTYDVVNKTPNGDGCIIADYNVFVDNVVDPSGKPYMTLPDTSNFTSFSYTGNANTFTLRIKAKDLHKSIVFGNPDGAYYFDYRKAKMVSSRSTLTSQKDTDKETNNPPEVE, encoded by the coding sequence ATGTTTAAAAAAAGTGCTCACGGTTTTACATTAATTGAACTGATAGTAGTAGTTGTGCTTCTTGGTATTATCAATACTATTGCAATCTCAAGTGTTAGAAGAATTAGGGATCGTGCAAAGATAACTGCAGCAGAAGCTGATGTTAACTGTATGAGAAAAGCACTAAGTTTATTTGATGCAGATTATTCTACTTATGATGTTGTTAACAAGACACCTAATGGAGACGGGTGTATTATAGCAGATTATAATGTATTTGTAGATAATGTTGTAGATCCCAGTGGCAAACCATATATGACACTGCCTGATACATCAAACTTTACCTCTTTCAGTTACACAGGTAATGCTAATACTTTCACACTAAGAATAAAAGCTAAAGATTTACACAAGAGCATAGTATTCGGTAATCCTGATGGAGCTTATTACTTTGACTATCGAAAAGCTAAAATGGTTAGCTCACGAAGTACCCTAACATCACAGAAAGATACAGATAAGGAGACAAATAATCCGCCTGAGGTGGAATGA
- a CDS encoding 2-oxoacid:acceptor oxidoreductase subunit alpha, with translation MNTEFLKGEHFVQGNIACAEGAIVAGCRFFAGYPITPSTEIGEHMAERLPKLGGVFVQFEDEIASIAAILGASWAGVKSMTATSGPGFSLMNENIGLGAMMEVPCVVVNIQRGGPSTGLPTMEGQADVMQARWGSHGDYEIIAVSPNSPQEIFDLTIEAFNLSEQYRVPTIVLSDAAVGHMTEKVKFRTPEEVKITPRRYTTLKPGDYLPHKPDSDLVPPIIKAGDGYRIHTTGLTHDERGYPVMKEEAQGRLVRRLVNKIRKNANKIIRVEEIDTHNADVVVISYGITSRIVWSGIELSKRKGIKVGYLRLITIWPFPEAMVRELSNHITGFVVVEMNLGQIFYEVERCSAVKTLLVPHAGGGFHKPEEISQAIEEVAKKRK, from the coding sequence ATGAACACAGAGTTTTTAAAGGGTGAGCATTTCGTTCAAGGCAACATTGCATGTGCTGAAGGTGCAATAGTGGCGGGTTGTAGATTTTTTGCTGGCTACCCAATTACACCATCAACTGAGATAGGCGAGCATATGGCTGAGAGGTTACCTAAATTAGGTGGTGTTTTTGTCCAGTTTGAAGATGAGATAGCCTCAATAGCTGCTATACTTGGTGCTTCTTGGGCAGGTGTAAAGTCTATGACTGCAACATCAGGACCTGGCTTCTCTTTAATGAATGAAAATATCGGACTTGGTGCGATGATGGAGGTTCCTTGTGTAGTAGTCAATATCCAGCGTGGTGGTCCATCAACTGGCTTACCTACAATGGAAGGACAAGCAGATGTGATGCAGGCAAGGTGGGGGTCGCACGGTGACTATGAAATAATTGCTGTTTCACCTAATTCACCACAAGAAATTTTTGATTTAACAATTGAAGCATTTAATTTATCAGAGCAGTATAGAGTACCAACAATTGTGCTTTCAGATGCAGCTGTTGGTCATATGACAGAAAAAGTAAAGTTTCGAACACCGGAAGAGGTAAAAATAACACCAAGAAGATATACAACTCTAAAACCCGGTGACTACCTTCCTCATAAGCCAGACTCAGACCTTGTTCCTCCAATTATAAAGGCAGGCGATGGCTATAGGATACATACAACTGGTCTAACTCATGATGAACGTGGCTATCCAGTGATGAAAGAGGAGGCGCAGGGTAGGCTTGTCAGGAGGCTTGTTAATAAGATAAGAAAGAATGCAAATAAAATAATAAGAGTTGAAGAAATAGACACTCATAATGCTGATGTTGTTGTTATATCTTATGGCATAACATCAAGGATTGTATGGTCAGGTATTGAGTTATCTAAGCGTAAAGGGATAAAAGTTGGTTACCTTAGGCTTATAACTATATGGCCATTCCCTGAAGCTATGGTTAGAGAATTATCAAACCATATAACTGGCTTCGTTGTGGTAGAGATGAATTTAGGACAAATTTTTTATGAAGTAGAGAGATGTTCAGCTGTAAAGACATTACTTGTACCTCATGCAGGTGGTGGCTTTCATAAGCCAGAAGAAATAAGTCAAGCAATAGAAGAGGTAGCAAAGAAACGAAAATGA
- a CDS encoding dienelactone hydrolase family protein, whose translation MDNKIINSFLFIFTIIVPFQSGAVNLSESLDKLLRTTNTKEQEQIINQILKEKPSVDSLIALLQNIKFKKLDKIGIITNENLCIDGIKRPFCWYVPSTYDPSKKTPLLIYLHGGISRPDIIEKPEEYVQNSPFIKIADKYNYILLFPLGQFGATWWDSVGVSNVLQQIRITKQNFNIDDNRVFLTGFSDGGSGSFLFAMCYPTDFAAFLPLNGHPGVGSWGGLQTYFINLFNCPLYVISTEKDELYPAKKITPIIELAQSAGANILYRIYADIGHSFDYVDKELPLMVKFMETHPRSLSSIIKWESAYPGMGCMWLSIDSIIAEGHADWYKDYNMELIDDRVMFGFMPDDKYNGPGVRIGKVVGDSTLCAILGIQEGDVLIKLGENPVNNLDDINKYKEDKKCGDWAEMTILRQGQELKLKGQFPGPTKYNLFRRGQPSARLEAYFCGNKFSIKASQVGAFTIYILPDMVQLDQNVVLEVNGRKIFDGQISASPEFLLHNFLKNRDRALIYVNKLFINLKNL comes from the coding sequence ATGGATAATAAAATAATAAATTCCTTTTTATTCATTTTCACGATTATCGTTCCTTTTCAGAGTGGTGCTGTTAATCTTTCCGAATCATTGGATAAACTTCTAAGAACAACCAATACAAAAGAACAGGAACAAATCATTAACCAAATATTAAAAGAAAAACCTTCCGTTGATAGTCTGATAGCATTGCTACAGAACATAAAGTTTAAGAAATTGGATAAGATTGGTATAATTACTAATGAGAACCTCTGTATCGATGGGATTAAGCGCCCATTCTGTTGGTATGTTCCATCGACTTATGACCCGAGTAAAAAAACTCCACTTCTGATTTACCTCCATGGAGGCATAAGTCGACCAGATATCATAGAAAAACCAGAAGAGTATGTACAAAATTCACCTTTTATCAAAATAGCCGATAAGTATAATTATATTCTTCTTTTTCCACTTGGTCAATTTGGGGCTACTTGGTGGGATTCAGTTGGTGTATCAAATGTATTACAACAGATTCGTATTACTAAGCAAAATTTTAATATTGATGACAACCGTGTTTTCCTAACCGGCTTTTCTGATGGAGGCTCTGGCTCATTTTTATTTGCAATGTGTTATCCAACAGATTTTGCAGCCTTTTTGCCACTCAATGGGCATCCTGGTGTGGGTTCATGGGGTGGGCTACAAACATATTTTATTAATCTCTTTAATTGTCCTCTATATGTGATAAGTACTGAGAAAGATGAGCTCTATCCAGCTAAAAAAATTACTCCTATAATTGAACTTGCCCAAAGTGCTGGTGCTAATATTCTTTATCGTATCTATGCAGATATTGGACATAGTTTTGACTACGTTGATAAGGAATTGCCTCTTATGGTAAAATTTATGGAAACTCATCCTCGTAGTCTGAGTTCTATAATCAAATGGGAGAGTGCATATCCTGGGATGGGATGTATGTGGCTTTCCATCGATTCAATAATCGCTGAAGGCCATGCTGACTGGTATAAAGACTACAATATGGAGTTGATAGATGACCGTGTAATGTTTGGATTTATGCCTGATGACAAGTACAATGGACCGGGGGTGAGAATTGGCAAGGTTGTCGGTGACAGCACACTTTGTGCAATATTGGGTATCCAGGAAGGAGATGTTCTTATTAAATTAGGAGAAAATCCTGTTAATAATTTAGACGATATAAATAAGTATAAAGAAGATAAAAAATGTGGTGATTGGGCAGAAATGACAATCCTTAGACAAGGACAAGAACTTAAATTAAAGGGACAATTTCCAGGTCCTACCAAATATAATCTGTTTAGACGTGGACAACCATCGGCACGCTTAGAGGCTTATTTTTGCGGCAATAAATTTTCTATTAAGGCTTCCCAAGTTGGTGCCTTCACAATTTATATACTCCCTGATATGGTTCAACTTGATCAAAATGTTGTGCTTGAAGTGAATGGGAGAAAAATTTTTGATGGTCAAATTAGTGCTTCACCCGAATTCCTACTACACAATTTTCTAAAAAATCGTGACCGTGCCTTAATTTATGTAAATAAGCTCTTTATCAATCTTAAAAATCTTTAG
- a CDS encoding TonB-dependent receptor has product MCIKRLSGVILLLFCTSLTFAGVTGKIAGRVTDATMGSPLPGVNVVIEGTTMGAATDIDGYYYILNVPVGTYSVKATMIGYEPVTKTDVKSIMDLTTTLDFELKPTVIKVEGVTVTAKRPMVLKDATATTHVITTEEIERQPVHDYQAVVSQQAGVLSSAGGASGATGGIHIRGGRSGEVIYMVDGMSIQDPVLGRAGANINMNAIQEVMVLTGGFNAEYGEAMSGVVNLVTKEGVKSEGMTRYRTDRIFTGYLDQGLNSYEASIGGPFIKNANYFLSGEVNSRERWQSYFFPVPLTDREFYSFQGKMTYKFTPLIKLSLGGFLSRTQEGQYAVFSGLPDAGQQSENQEKYQTKENRLTRFEKARQVNATLTHMWTKSTFYTIGLAYFKTHLLQGHRDWEYEKDRQWWEDVKFRPWWTYNQHAVRATTAPYNADYPWGVPGGTQWGFVHGSPGLWRDRESSYINSKFDITSQIARHHQVKFGLEAKRNDVKYEIGQYIYTRPDTTDTIISNCLYFDQYEYYPIQGAAYIQDKIEYPGFIVNAGLRFDYLDSKAEKFIDPYAPLLGKVWAKPKYKLSPRFGISYPVTERTVFHLSYGQFFQVPELQRLYEYVGRNLMELRGGWIRIGNPDLAAQKTTQYEIGIAHQLSLTTALNLTAYYKDLYDILAARLIPAQPKVYTIYEGVDYGNVKGFEIVLTQRLMGYVSGKLSYSLSEAKGTGSYSTQAYYDYIANIPPDPVTGKPVVLPQKEYYLEFDQRHTVSANLNFNIPDKSGIRVGSIYPLQNLNLNILTQAGSGLPYTVRDASMRIIGDIYSKRMPWTITTDIRLNKEVKFFGLSYSLFCEITNLFNRKNIQNVYPVTGKPDDSGMMYDYDRLISETWPTGYQDAIPCYSGSYDTRRDIDKNGEITKDEWYNSYVSCYKDYTNDPYIYGNPRRIQVGVCVNF; this is encoded by the coding sequence ATGTGTATAAAGAGATTAAGTGGTGTTATACTCTTGTTGTTTTGCACAAGTCTTACTTTTGCAGGGGTAACTGGTAAGATTGCAGGTAGGGTTACAGATGCTACAATGGGTAGCCCACTTCCTGGCGTAAATGTGGTGATTGAGGGTACAACTATGGGTGCGGCAACTGATATTGATGGCTATTACTATATATTAAATGTCCCTGTAGGCACATATTCAGTGAAGGCGACAATGATTGGTTATGAGCCTGTAACTAAGACTGATGTCAAGTCTATTATGGACCTCACAACTACATTAGACTTTGAGCTTAAGCCAACAGTAATCAAAGTAGAAGGTGTAACAGTGACAGCTAAGCGTCCAATGGTACTCAAGGATGCGACTGCTACAACCCATGTGATAACTACAGAAGAAATAGAGCGTCAACCTGTACATGACTATCAGGCAGTAGTTTCACAGCAGGCTGGTGTCCTAAGTTCGGCTGGTGGTGCATCTGGTGCAACTGGTGGTATTCATATCAGAGGCGGTAGGTCAGGTGAGGTTATTTATATGGTAGATGGGATGTCAATTCAGGACCCTGTTCTTGGCAGAGCTGGTGCTAATATCAATATGAATGCAATACAGGAGGTTATGGTATTAACTGGTGGCTTCAATGCAGAGTATGGTGAGGCTATGTCAGGTGTAGTCAACTTAGTCACAAAAGAGGGAGTTAAGAGTGAGGGTATGACAAGATACAGGACAGACAGAATATTTACTGGCTATCTTGACCAAGGTTTAAATAGTTACGAAGCAAGTATAGGCGGTCCATTTATTAAGAATGCAAATTATTTCTTATCAGGTGAGGTAAATTCGAGGGAGCGCTGGCAGTCGTATTTTTTCCCGGTACCATTAACAGACCGCGAGTTCTACTCATTTCAGGGTAAGATGACATACAAATTTACTCCACTTATAAAACTATCACTCGGTGGCTTCCTCTCCCGTACCCAAGAAGGTCAGTATGCTGTTTTTAGTGGTCTCCCTGATGCTGGTCAGCAAAGTGAAAACCAAGAAAAGTATCAAACAAAGGAGAATAGACTTACAAGGTTTGAGAAAGCGCGTCAGGTTAATGCTACTTTAACACATATGTGGACGAAATCTACATTTTACACAATTGGTTTAGCTTACTTTAAGACTCATCTTTTACAAGGACATAGAGATTGGGAGTATGAAAAAGATAGGCAATGGTGGGAAGATGTTAAGTTTAGACCCTGGTGGACATACAATCAACATGCTGTAAGAGCAACAACTGCCCCATACAATGCTGATTATCCATGGGGTGTTCCTGGTGGCACTCAATGGGGTTTTGTTCATGGGAGTCCTGGCTTGTGGCGTGATAGGGAATCAAGTTACATAAATAGCAAGTTTGACATTACAAGCCAGATTGCAAGACATCATCAGGTAAAGTTTGGCCTTGAAGCCAAGCGGAACGATGTTAAGTATGAAATAGGGCAATATATCTATACCAGACCCGACACTACAGATACAATTATATCAAACTGCCTTTATTTTGACCAGTATGAATACTATCCTATACAAGGTGCTGCCTATATTCAAGACAAAATTGAGTATCCTGGTTTCATTGTGAATGCAGGTCTAAGGTTTGATTATCTTGACTCAAAAGCAGAAAAATTTATAGACCCGTACGCGCCTCTACTTGGTAAGGTGTGGGCTAAGCCAAAATATAAGCTATCACCACGGTTTGGTATCTCATATCCTGTCACAGAGCGTACTGTATTCCATCTATCTTATGGTCAATTCTTTCAGGTGCCTGAACTTCAGCGTCTCTATGAATATGTAGGCAGGAATTTGATGGAGCTAAGGGGTGGCTGGATTCGTATAGGGAATCCTGATTTAGCAGCTCAAAAGACAACTCAATACGAGATTGGTATTGCTCATCAGCTATCACTGACAACTGCATTAAACCTAACTGCCTATTACAAAGACCTTTACGATATACTTGCGGCTCGTCTGATACCGGCTCAGCCAAAAGTGTATACTATTTATGAGGGTGTAGATTACGGTAATGTAAAAGGATTTGAAATTGTACTTACTCAAAGGTTGATGGGTTATGTTTCTGGTAAGCTCTCCTATAGCTTATCTGAAGCCAAAGGAACTGGTTCATATTCAACACAGGCATATTATGATTACATTGCTAATATACCACCTGACCCTGTTACTGGTAAGCCTGTAGTGCTGCCACAGAAAGAATACTATTTGGAATTTGACCAGCGTCATACAGTATCAGCAAATCTTAATTTTAATATTCCGGATAAATCTGGAATAAGAGTAGGCTCTATTTATCCACTACAAAACCTTAACTTGAACATATTGACACAGGCAGGTAGTGGTCTTCCTTATACTGTAAGAGATGCCTCCATGCGTATTATAGGCGACATTTACTCTAAGAGGATGCCCTGGACGATAACTACAGACATTAGGTTAAATAAAGAGGTCAAGTTCTTTGGGCTCAGTTATTCTTTATTCTGTGAGATAACCAATCTGTTTAACCGGAAGAATATCCAAAATGTATACCCTGTAACTGGTAAACCTGATGATAGCGGCATGATGTATGATTATGATAGGCTTATAAGTGAGACATGGCCAACAGGGTATCAAGATGCAATCCCATGTTATTCTGGCTCATACGATACAAGACGGGACATTGACAAGAATGGTGAAATAACAAAGGATGAGTGGTACAACTCTTATGTGAGTTGCTACAAGGATTACACCAATGACCCATACATTTATGGTAACCCAAGAAGAATACAGGTTGGAGTATGTGTCAATTTCTAA